In the Loxodonta africana isolate mLoxAfr1 chromosome 1, mLoxAfr1.hap2, whole genome shotgun sequence genome, one interval contains:
- the ID4 gene encoding DNA-binding protein inhibitor ID-4, which yields MKAVSPVRPSGRKAPSGCGGGELALRCLAEHGHSLGGSAAAAAAAAAARCKAAEAAADEPALCLQCDMNDCYSRLRRLVPTIPPNKKVSKVEILQHVIDYILDLQLALETHPALLRQPPPPAPPHHTAGTCPAAPQRTPLTALNTDPAGAVNKQGDSILCR from the exons ATGAAGGCGGTGAGCCCGGTGCGCCCCTCGGGCCGCAAGGCGCCGTCGGGTTGCGGCGGCGGGGAGCTGGCGCTGCGCTGCCTGGCCGAGCACGGCCACAGCCTGGGCGgctcggcggcggcggcggcggcggcggcggccgcgcGCTGCAAGGCGGCCGAGGCGGCGGCCGACGAGCCGGCACTGTGCCTGCAGTGCGATATGAACGACTGTTACAGCCGCTTGCGGAGGCTGGTGCCCACCATCCCGCCCAACAAGAAAGTCAGCAAAGTGGAGATCCTGCAGCACGTTATCGACTACATCCTGGACCTGCAGCTGGCGCTGGAGACGCACCCGGCTCTGCTGAGGCAGCCACCGCCGCCCGCGCCGCCACACCACACGGCCGGGACCTGCCCGGCCGCGCCGCAGCGGACCCCGCTCACCGCGCTGAACACCGACCCG GCCGGCGCGGTGAACAAGCAGGGCGACAGCATTCTGTGCCGCTGA